In Humulus lupulus chromosome 7, drHumLupu1.1, whole genome shotgun sequence, the following are encoded in one genomic region:
- the LOC133791883 gene encoding uncharacterized protein LOC133791883: MVESKYLGPEAVQEENEAISKTRACMIASQDRQKSYADPKCKHIEFQVGNHVFLHVLLMKGIKRFGRKGKLSPQFVGPFEILERIGEVAYRLAMPLELAGVHNVFNVSMLRKYVSDLSHILRYEALDMQPDLSNEEKPIMILDKKEKVLRKKTIELVKVLWKTTLQKMQRGNWNQI, translated from the coding sequence atggtCGAAAGTAAGTATTTAGGTCCGGAGGCAGTACAAGAAGAGAATGAAGCTATTTCCAAGACAAGAGCTTGCATGATTGCCTCACAAGATCGACAAaagagctatgctgatcctaagtgtaAGCACATTGAATTCCAAGTGGGAAATCATGTATTCCTTCATGTTTTGCTTATGAAAGGAATTAAGAGATTTGGAAGGAAAGGAAAGTTAAGTCCTCAATttgttggaccattcgagattttAGAGAGAATTGGGgaagtggcttataggttagccatGCCTCTAGAGCTAGCAGGAGTGCATAATGTCTTCAATGTGTCAATGTTACGAAAGTATGTCTCGGATCTGTCTCACATTCTTAGGTATGAGGCATTGGATATGCAACCTGACCTATCAAATGAAGAAAAGCCAATAATGATTCTTGATAAGAAGGAAAAAGTATTACGGAAGAAGACGATTGAGTTAGTCAAGGTTCTTTGGAAAACGACTCTACAGAAGATGCAACGTGGGAATTGGAATCAGATATGA